A single window of ANME-2 cluster archaeon DNA harbors:
- a CDS encoding PAS domain S-box protein — protein sequence MKIKKNTLIRSYALSMGIEAATDLISEKINSAVLEEKELYTEEETAKIYGELIKEGGLIGIVAQNLVVQLERKRSEEQTLLLDNIEHQIWYLTDKETYGVVNKAHAKFLGLEKEELEERDLHDIIGVEEADICIANNREVFEKKKQSHIEEWIKNGKGETRLLSITRTPKIDDNGNVEYVICAAEDITERKKAEEKIKEADIIINKSPAVAFTWKNECGWPVKYISENVKKFLGYSSEDFLSRKISYADCIYPDDLKRVEQEVADSTEKEDIDEFVHEPYRILTKDNNVKIVKNWTFIVRDFEGKITHYKGIIEDITERRQVEEALLESEEKFRLLTENSVDCVWMLDQKLKFTYLSPSTERILGYKPEQMIGTNLSSHFKKKEFLKISALAANAIKNYKTFTHLTFETKMLNSKKDEVDIEITSRLLFNNQGKLIGFQGLTRDITERKRADEELQESEEKFRKLTEHLPVAIAVIDKNEKTEYANRKYFETIGNIYETPNLTDWFLRVYPDEEYRKYVIEKWYADLEKSIKEGKEVEPFEYNITCKDGKVRVMDISGTWMGDKFVTIFNDVTERVHAEAELQKLNEKLEQRVNERTAELGKNNKELERTVKAFTGREIRMIELKGIIKDLEEKITSCEKKRE from the coding sequence ATGAAAATAAAAAAGAACACTCTGATACGTAGTTATGCCCTGAGTATGGGCATAGAAGCAGCTACAGACCTGATCTCAGAAAAAATAAACAGCGCTGTCCTGGAGGAGAAAGAACTCTATACTGAAGAAGAGACTGCCAAGATATATGGTGAGCTGATAAAAGAGGGGGGTTTAATCGGAATAGTCGCGCAAAATCTTGTGGTCCAATTAGAGCGAAAGAGGTCAGAAGAGCAGACATTGCTACTTGATAATATTGAACACCAGATCTGGTACCTGACTGATAAAGAGACCTATGGTGTTGTAAATAAAGCCCATGCTAAATTCTTAGGGCTGGAAAAGGAGGAATTAGAAGAAAGGGATCTGCACGACATAATTGGTGTGGAAGAAGCCGATATTTGCATTGCTAATAATAGAGAGGTCTTTGAGAAGAAAAAGCAGTCACATATAGAGGAATGGATTAAGAATGGGAAGGGGGAAACGCGTTTACTGTCTATTACAAGGACGCCGAAAATAGACGATAATGGAAATGTTGAATATGTGATCTGTGCAGCAGAAGACATCACCGAGCGAAAAAAAGCGGAGGAGAAAATAAAAGAAGCAGATATAATTATAAATAAAAGTCCTGCTGTGGCTTTCACTTGGAAAAACGAGTGCGGCTGGCCGGTGAAGTATATTTCGGAAAATGTTAAAAAGTTTTTAGGTTATTCTTCTGAGGACTTTCTGTCCCGGAAAATAAGCTACGCAGATTGTATTTATCCAGATGATCTCAAGCGAGTAGAACAAGAGGTAGCAGATTCCACTGAAAAAGAGGACATAGATGAATTTGTTCATGAACCGTATAGAATATTAACAAAAGATAATAATGTGAAGATTGTCAAGAATTGGACCTTTATTGTAAGGGACTTTGAAGGAAAAATCACCCATTATAAAGGAATTATTGAAGACATCACCGAGCGCAGGCAAGTTGAGGAGGCGTTGCTTGAGAGCGAAGAAAAATTCCGTTTGCTGACAGAGAATTCTGTTGATTGTGTCTGGATGTTGGATCAAAAGCTGAAATTTACTTATCTAAGCCCTTCTACGGAAAGAATATTAGGCTATAAACCGGAACAGATGATTGGTACAAATCTAAGCTCGCATTTCAAGAAAAAAGAGTTTTTAAAGATTAGTGCTCTGGCTGCCAATGCTATTAAAAATTATAAGACTTTTACTCATCTTACCTTCGAAACCAAAATGCTCAACAGCAAGAAAGATGAAGTGGATATTGAAATTACCAGTAGGCTGCTTTTTAATAATCAGGGTAAACTAATCGGTTTTCAGGGACTGACCAGAGACATCACCGAGCGCAAGCGGGCAGATGAGGAGCTGCAGGAGAGCGAGGAGAAGTTTAGAAAACTGACAGAGCATTTGCCTGTTGCAATAGCAGTTATAGATAAAAATGAAAAGACCGAGTATGCGAATAGAAAATATTTTGAGACAATTGGAAACATTTATGAGACTCCAAATTTAACAGATTGGTTCCTTCGCGTTTATCCTGATGAAGAATACCGAAAATATGTAATCGAAAAGTGGTATGCGGATCTTGAAAAGTCGATAAAGGAAGGAAAAGAGGTAGAACCATTTGAATACAATATAACCTGTAAAGATGGTAAAGTGAGGGTAATGGATATTTCCGGAACCTGGATGGGTGATAAATTTGTAACAATATTTAACGACGTCACCGAGCGGGTGCATGCCGAGGCAGAACTCCAAAAACTTAATGAGAAACTTGAACAGCGTGTCAATGAGCGAACAGCCGAACTTGGAAAAAATAACAAAGAACTTGAGCGCACGGTCAAAGCTTTTACGGGACGGGAGATCCGGATGATTGAACTAAAAGGAATAATCAAAGACCTTGAAGAAAAAATAACATCCTGTGAAAAAAAGAGAGAGTAA
- a CDS encoding PAS domain S-box protein, giving the protein MDLILLIIAAFLQILAVIFAIKLIKLTKTAKGWILISIALVLMAVRRFHHVIDHLQWDFWEYSYIVFEHYLAVIISIMMILGIYFLSDIFKEKARIEQKLRETEHFENVLLNSVWTGVWTVDTNENFIYFNRAMEKISGLTIKQVIGTNLLNDMPEQTMEGEAHFRDLFLQAKDSLEDTPYDSIPIITPRGDLTYQSGVLVPILDGNGKYNGMICTANDITRHIKDGAAIKENEERFREAFENAPIGMALVLPDGRWLKVNKALCDMLGYTESEMLAMDFQTVTHPDDLDADLEKLKQMLDGTMLTSEKEKRYLTKDGEIIWTAHSISIARDADGKVLHFIEQIENITDSKRIEEEQKLNESRMKALLELNTMTQVTFKEITHFVMDKGVELTKSEYGFVGLMNEDESVSTIYAWSDGVMDDCGISNKPIEYSIDKAGIWAEVVRQHRPIIINDYSSPNPAKKGIPEDHVQLTRLIVIPVFENDRVVAIAVVANKDEKYDNSDIYQISLLLSGMWQHIKNMKVVDELNQLNDELEERVGERTDLLNESKQALLNLVDDFNSTTINLKFANERLLELDRMKSMFIASTSHELRTPLNSIIGFSSILLEGWEGELSQAQNEQIDLIHTAGKQLLALINDIIDISKIEAGKLETDIQEFSLKEVIDEAVSLVKNDIDEKGLDLKMEVKDTIIASDRRRLLQCLINLLSNAVKFTDEGMITLHAKTINSMTNISITDTGTGIMPDDIKKLFAPFVRLESSLSAKTQGTGLGLYLTKKLTEDVLGGTVEVTSEYGTGSTFTINIPVKLEIRDYEGESK; this is encoded by the coding sequence ATGGATTTAATACTTCTCATTATTGCTGCTTTTCTACAAATATTGGCTGTAATATTTGCTATCAAACTTATTAAACTTACAAAGACCGCAAAAGGCTGGATATTGATCTCTATTGCCCTGGTATTAATGGCAGTAAGAAGATTTCATCATGTAATTGATCATTTACAATGGGATTTTTGGGAATATTCTTATATTGTTTTTGAACATTATCTTGCAGTTATTATTTCCATCATGATGATTCTCGGCATCTATTTCCTTTCAGATATATTCAAGGAAAAAGCAAGAATTGAACAAAAACTAAGAGAAACAGAACATTTCGAAAATGTGTTGCTAAATAGCGTCTGGACTGGTGTATGGACAGTTGATACCAATGAAAATTTCATTTACTTTAACAGAGCCATGGAGAAAATATCAGGTCTTACCATTAAACAGGTAATCGGAACAAACCTTCTCAATGACATGCCAGAACAGACAATGGAAGGTGAGGCACATTTCAGGGATTTGTTCCTGCAGGCTAAAGACTCACTTGAAGATACTCCCTATGATTCGATCCCGATAATCACCCCAAGAGGCGATCTAACTTACCAAAGCGGCGTTCTGGTACCAATACTTGATGGCAATGGTAAATATAACGGTATGATATGTACTGCAAATGATATTACCAGGCATATAAAGGACGGGGCAGCAATAAAGGAGAACGAGGAGCGGTTCAGGGAGGCGTTTGAAAACGCTCCCATCGGTATGGCCCTGGTATTGCCGGATGGACGCTGGCTGAAAGTAAATAAAGCACTGTGTGATATGCTGGGTTATACTGAATCCGAAATGCTGGCAATGGATTTTCAGACCGTTACACACCCTGATGATCTTGATGCTGACCTTGAAAAATTAAAACAGATGCTTGATGGGACAATGCTGACCTCCGAAAAAGAAAAACGGTACTTGACCAAAGACGGTGAGATTATCTGGACTGCTCATTCCATATCAATTGCCAGGGATGCAGATGGGAAAGTGTTGCATTTTATCGAGCAGATTGAAAATATCACTGATAGCAAACGGATTGAAGAAGAGCAAAAGCTTAATGAATCAAGGATGAAGGCATTACTGGAACTCAACACAATGACACAGGTTACATTCAAAGAGATCACACATTTTGTGATGGATAAGGGAGTTGAGTTAACAAAAAGTGAATACGGTTTTGTTGGATTAATGAATGAAGATGAATCAGTTTCCACCATATATGCGTGGTCTGATGGTGTTATGGATGATTGTGGGATCTCCAACAAGCCTATTGAGTACTCTATTGATAAGGCAGGCATCTGGGCTGAGGTCGTAAGGCAGCATAGACCCATTATAATTAATGATTATTCATCCCCCAATCCTGCTAAAAAGGGCATTCCTGAAGATCATGTACAACTTACTCGTTTAATTGTCATTCCTGTATTTGAGAACGACAGGGTTGTTGCAATAGCGGTTGTGGCTAACAAAGATGAAAAATATGATAATTCTGACATATACCAAATATCACTTCTTTTGAGTGGTATGTGGCAGCATATTAAAAACATGAAAGTAGTGGATGAATTAAACCAGCTCAACGATGAACTTGAAGAGCGGGTAGGGGAACGGACCGACCTGTTAAATGAAAGCAAGCAAGCCCTGTTAAATCTTGTGGATGACTTCAACAGTACTACAATCAACCTGAAATTCGCAAATGAGCGCCTGCTGGAACTGGACCGCATGAAATCCATGTTCATAGCCAGCACATCCCATGAACTACGCACACCATTAAACAGTATAATTGGCTTTTCCAGCATCCTGCTTGAAGGCTGGGAAGGTGAACTAAGCCAGGCGCAGAATGAACAAATTGATCTTATCCATACGGCAGGAAAACAACTGCTTGCCCTTATAAACGATATTATTGACATCTCAAAGATAGAGGCAGGAAAGCTGGAAACGGATATCCAGGAGTTCAGTCTCAAGGAAGTGATAGACGAAGCAGTATCCTTAGTAAAGAATGATATTGACGAAAAAGGACTGGATCTGAAGATGGAAGTCAAGGACACCATTATTGCATCAGACAGGCGAAGATTGCTTCAGTGTCTGATTAACCTATTGTCTAATGCTGTTAAATTTACAGACGAAGGTATGATTACATTACATGCAAAAACTATAAACAGTATGACAAACATATCAATTACAGACACGGGTACAGGGATAATGCCTGATGATATTAAAAAATTGTTTGCGCCATTTGTAAGGCTTGAATCATCACTTTCCGCAAAAACACAGGGAACTGGGCTTGGTCTATATCTGACAAAAAAACTCACAGAGGATGTACTGGGAGGTACAGTAGAAGTAACATCTGAGTATGGTACTGGCAGTACATTTACCATAAACATTCCAGTTAAACTGGAAATACGGGACTACGAGGGTGAATCAAAATGA
- a CDS encoding response regulator — MKRVLVVEDNENNMKLLCLVLEKFGYEPIKAYTGEEGVEKAIQERADLILMDIQLPDINGLEAVKRIRMLDDMQEIPIIAITSYAMSGDREMILDMGCNGYFEKPINPLTLMEDIEKIVRSTNL; from the coding sequence ATGAAGCGTGTACTGGTAGTTGAAGATAATGAAAATAATATGAAATTACTCTGCTTAGTATTAGAAAAATTTGGGTACGAACCCATTAAAGCTTACACAGGAGAGGAAGGCGTAGAAAAGGCAATACAAGAAAGGGCCGATTTAATATTGATGGATATCCAGCTTCCGGATATCAATGGATTAGAGGCTGTAAAACGCATTCGTATGTTGGATGATATGCAGGAAATCCCAATCATTGCAATTACTTCATATGCCATGTCAGGTGACCGGGAAATGATACTTGATATGGGGTGTAACGGGTACTTTGAAAAGCCTATCAATCCCCTGACCCTAATGGAGGATATCGAGAAAATAGTAAGGTCTACAAATTTATAA